A region from the Streptomyces tsukubensis genome encodes:
- a CDS encoding helix-turn-helix transcriptional regulator, whose product MSHPLTRVLTLLELLQSNARLTGAELADRLDTDVRTVRRYISHLRDLGIPVEAERGRHGGYRLARGYRMPPLVLTNDEALAVVLGLLAAERLGMGTAAPASAGALAKIERVLPHALREPLAAMRDTLSFTADAVIGQAPGTGVLLALAQASRARTTVAISHRSWRREHTERDIDPYGVVFHTGRWYVVGHDHLRDSLRTFRIDRIASVTPRADGFTAPDGFDSVAHLTSTLAQGPYRWRVEVTIHGPLDEIARRLPGSAVTLTARPTGVLLHTRAERLDGMAHLLASLEWPFTIHQPDELRQALKNLADQLTAAARRRPEELPQ is encoded by the coding sequence ATCCCCTGACCCGTGTGCTGACCCTGCTGGAACTCCTCCAGTCCAACGCCCGGCTCACCGGGGCGGAGCTGGCAGACCGCCTGGACACCGACGTCCGCACGGTGCGCCGGTACATCTCCCACCTGAGGGACCTGGGCATCCCCGTGGAAGCCGAACGCGGCCGCCACGGCGGCTACCGGCTGGCCCGCGGCTACCGCATGCCACCTCTGGTCCTCACCAACGACGAGGCTCTCGCCGTCGTTCTCGGCCTGCTCGCGGCAGAACGTCTGGGCATGGGCACCGCCGCGCCCGCCAGTGCCGGCGCCCTGGCCAAGATCGAGCGGGTGCTTCCGCACGCCCTGCGCGAACCGCTCGCCGCCATGCGGGACACCCTCTCGTTCACCGCCGACGCCGTGATCGGGCAGGCACCCGGAACCGGCGTCCTGCTGGCACTGGCCCAGGCGTCCCGCGCCCGCACGACCGTCGCCATCAGCCACCGGTCCTGGCGCCGGGAACACACCGAACGCGATATCGACCCCTACGGCGTGGTCTTCCACACCGGCCGCTGGTACGTCGTCGGCCACGACCACCTCCGCGACAGCCTGCGCACCTTCCGCATCGACCGCATCGCCTCCGTCACCCCCCGAGCCGACGGCTTCACCGCACCCGACGGCTTCGACTCCGTGGCCCACCTGACCTCGACCCTCGCCCAGGGGCCCTACCGCTGGCGGGTCGAGGTGACGATCCATGGCCCCCTCGATGAGATCGCCCGCCGACTGCCCGGCTCAGCGGTGACCCTCACCGCCCGGCCCACCGGCGTTCTCCTGCACACACGGGCAGAACGGCTGGACGGCATGGCCCACCTGCTCGCCTCCCTGGAATGGCCCTTCACCATCCACCAACCCGACGAACTACGGCAGGCGCTCAAGAATCTGGCCGACCAACTCACCGCAGCCGCCCGACGAAGGCCGGAAGAACTACCGCAGTAG